Sequence from the Trachemys scripta elegans isolate TJP31775 chromosome 5, CAS_Tse_1.0, whole genome shotgun sequence genome:
TGTGTGCACATAAAGATCATTGCTGGGTAAAGAGACACCCAAAAAACCTGAAGTCTTCCTCCTTTGACCATTGCCAGTTTCACAGGAGAAATCAGGATTAGTGAGAAAATGTCCAACCCACTGTCTCCAGGCTGAGCATAAGTTTCTAACAGGTGCCTATGTGAAGCACCTGCCCAAATGATTTAATCGTTCCGTGCCAGATTTTGCTCTCATTACAAATGCATGAAGCCAAAGTAAGTTGATTCAAGCTGATGAATTTACTCTGAGTGGAACAATTGAGAGAGGAGAAATTGTAAACGTGTAGAAGAAAGAAGTAAAGATAATgtaagggaactgggcttatttagtctggagaagagaagagtgatgggggatttgatagcagtcttcaactacctgaaggggggttccaaagaggatggagctcggctgttctcagtggtggcagatgacagaacaaggagcaatggtctcaagttgcagtgggggaggtctaggttggatattaggaaaaactatttcactaggagggtggtgaaacactggaatgggttacctagggaggtggtggaatctccatccttaaaggtttttaaggcccagcttaacaaagccctggctgggatgatttagttggggttggtcctgctttgagcaggggattggactagatgacctcctgaggtctcttccaaccctaatcttctatgattctatgattaactaGACAGCTAGAGAGTTTAATGAGGTTGAGAAAAAGGAACACCAAAACAATATAccttaaggcagtggtccccaacctttttcgtctggtggGTGCCAGACGacaagccacggaggaccgtggcagcagacaagcatccgctgaaatgctaCCAACAagcagcaacgtcaataggcttcgccgccgaaatgctgccgagaagcagcttcttggcagcatttcggcagatgctcgtccaCCGGCCAGTACACGGGCGCACTTAGATGCCCcggtgggcgccatggcacccgcgggcaccacgttggggacccctgccttAAGGAATGCTCACTTCAAAACCTAGAGGAAATGGATGGTAATGCACCTAAGGTCAGCTCCTTGCCAATACATCCTTGCTATTGTATTCATTGTACACTGGCACTTCTAATCAAGCAGGGCAGGTCATACTAGAGGACTTAGGGTCCAGTttaaaaggggaaatgtgcatgttGACCTATCTTACATATTTTGTTGTGAGCATTTCAATTCTTACTAATGACATTATATAAAATAACCCACGACACGCATCACTTGGAAAAAGTGAATACACATAACaagggagcctgattttcaaaagataaATGATGTCCCCAAATTAGCGCTTACACGGTTAGGCACGGTTTCCCCATGGGTGTCTAAATGCAGCTGAAATCTGGATCCACAATGTGCAGCACCTGAAACGAAAACCCTTCTGAGCAATGTTGAAAATGATCAGCACCAGTATTCCAAAACTCACAGTTAGAAGCTGCAAAGTCTTTCAAGAGCCATTGTCCTCTGAATCTATTTTATTTCCCTATCTCAAGAACAAAACTCCCCATCTGAAGACATCTTGTGCACGAGAAGATGAAAAAGAAAGCACATAATATTAATCTGGCAGGGTGGAGCTGGGCATATTTCCTCTACCCATTTCATTCTTGTTTAAATGGTGATATACTACAAGTTCCATGAGAGTGAAACCAGCTGGGTAGAACTGTATTAACGAGTCCTTGTAACAAAATTGCAACTTCCATAGCAAGTAGAGTCTTGTTCCTCTTGTCCAGCAGTGCACATCACTGGGCAAGAAGATGCCTGACTGACAAGTCTGGGAGTGTGGGGAGCTGCTATGTGATGTACTGGAAGATCAAGGTTGTCCAGATGAACACTTTCGTAGTCCATTTGAGCTTTACTCTTCTCAAAACGTCAGGAGCCCTTTGTCCTCTAAGATCTCAGGGACTGCTCTCATTCTCAATATTAGTTTTCCAAAATCAGCTGATCTTTATTCTTCTTAGATTTAATTATATCTTTTTTCACTCACCCATTTCCCAGTGCAAAGCCTTTGCCGCCTTTGTCCATTGTGGCAATAGAAGCATATATTGCATTTAACCCACTTGAGAGATCCGCTGTATTCATGTCAGCCCAGACCCAGACTATAGGCCATTGGGAAACCAGAAGTGGGCTAGACTGATTACTTGCCTTTGGCAGCGCGTGAACTCCATTCTTTGCCTCAGAGCCTTGAGAGACATAGTGTTGTCTTCCTCCATACAGAATGCCCTTCCCTGTTGAACAATCAAGGCTTGAAGTTACCATAAGCAGCTAAAAGAAGTCAGATCTCCACCCAAAAACAAATGAGCTGTAGTCCAACAACAGGGGAAGCCATGTCAATCCACTCAGATAAGTCCCCCAACAACCTTTATTAAAGCAACGAAGGCTTTTATCAAAATGAGTGAAGCCAGCCAGTTGTACAGGCGTGCCAGCTGTGTACCGGCTATTGGATTTCCATTGTCTCTGATTATCAGTGGCACCTGCCAGTATTTTGTTGGCACTGGTAGTTCTTTCAACTAGGAATCTCCTGTAATTTACAGGAAAATCGGTAAGTATCCTATGTCAGATCTTCACAACGCTGTCTCCCCGGTTCAGACTTTGTACGGTGATTTCAACTTCCCGCACCTAAAATGGATAACCGATTTGTGAATTTAATCACACGATAGAACTGTAATGATGTAAACCGAGCCAAATCCTACTTGCCTAAGTCACATGAGCAGTCCCCATGAACTCAGTGCTGGTGGGCTGCTTCAGAATAATTTTACACGTTACCAATGcagaaatagaggcacagagcagttcagTGACTTGTCTAAGATCACGCACTAAGTGAGGGATAGACCCAGGAACAAATTCCTTAGCCCTCTGCTCTATCCACTCAGGCTAATATAATGCTCTTGCTTCCAGGTATTCTGAACAGTTTAGAAATTCACATAACAATTTTCATGCCCCAGAAAACACCATTTTCCATACCTCTTTCTTACATAGCAATAGATTAGAGCAATGATCCCACTCAGTAACATTCCAGCGCCAATTCCCACGGCAATATAGGGCTCATAAGAATTAAGCGCATACGAATTTAACGTCAAGTGTTCACATCTTTCTCCGTTGTAACCTGTCAGgcacctaaaaagaaaaaaaaaagaaaaatccccaaGAGTATTCAGAAAATCTTAACTTGAAACTGTAAGATACCTATTACCTTTGATTCATTTTAAACGCTTTGCAATTAAAATGTGGAAGGGAACTAAACTGGGGTGGGCAGATTCTCTTTTGCAGTTGGAACCCCGTATGCCAGAAAGCTGCTGGATCCGGTGTGCTGCGAATTCCCCCTGACAGAGCGGGTAGTGAGAGAACAGTGCTCTGGTGATACCTACCTGTTGTAATGACCATTGGGCCCATAGACAGCCAAGAATAGCTCTAGAAAGCCCTGAAGTATGTCAGGGCTGGATTTGGTGCAGAACCACTCCCAGAATCCGGGAGCCCCTGCCCAGCAGTCAAACAATGGGCACAGCTGTACATTTAACCCTTCGGCGTTAGATTTCAGCTCGATGCTGCAGTTCTGATAGCAGAATGTGTCAAAAGCAGCTTCCAAGCGCTTCATCTTCTGCTTTCGCTTTCTCCAGTAAGCTTTAATTACCAAGAGTATGATGTTGTCACAGCTCCGTTGTCGTGTTAATAAAGAACCTGAACTTGCATGATGCCCAActttaaatatggagatatacctatctcctagaactggaagggaccctgaaaggtcattgagtccagccccctgccttcactaacaggaccaagcactgattttgccccagatccctaaatggccctgtCAAGGAtcgaactcataaccctgggtttaggaggccaatgctcaaactactgagctatcccagtGCATAGGTCACACTGGCTTCTGTGGATCTACTCAGATGTTAAACTTATGCCCGCCTACAAATCAGATTGCAGGTTGGGATAAATGTTATGTGTAACATACACAGGAAAACAAATATAAACTCGTGTACTTCTCCAAGAGCGTCTATTTAAACATTCAGTGTATTTACCTGCATATGGGTTTCTTGAGTTCACTGTGAAAAGCACAAAGGCCATTAATACAATAACTTTTGTGTTCTTCAAGACAGGATTTCATAAGCTTCAGAGCAATAGGTTCCTCCGTGTAGTCTATTGGGAAAGAcgtaggggaggaggaaaagttacatttgaagaaataaaatggtCTGAAAACAGTAATCACGTCATTTTGAAAAGTACGATCATTTACAAGAGAAAACCCCCTTGCACACACGTTTAAGGTGAGGTAAAATTTGCTGACCAATAGCGACACTGCCAACTAAAACAGAACAGAGACGCTGGACACCTTAGCATGGAGTTTTTCCAACACcagttttaaataaatgatttccTCTTAGTAAATGGGCAGAAGTTTAATGAATATGCTGGATTCATTCCAAGTTAATGTCAGCATAACACAGCCTGAAACCCAGCAGGATAGGAGCACAGGGGATTAGCAGGTTCAGGGAGCTGTAATTTACCTTGCTGTTAGCCACGACTTCTGAATCTGGCCtaatgtgattaatttttaatcaaaaggaCAAAACACCATTTCTTTAAGGCAGCTTGCCCGTAGTTTGTTCCCAACACTagcagctaatttttttttacacaaatcaGGACCATTCTTCAGGATTGTGGATAGATCACTATTTGTTGATAGAACGAGCCAGAGGCCAACAGTAATGGGTCGCAGGAtggaggggtgtggtggggaaaaggaagggaaGATGTCAAAGGCTTGCCGGTCGGAGGAAGTATTTGTTTGAACAGGTCTCCTGACTGCAGGAGTTATTGATTGGGTGGAACAGCGAATCCTTGCCTGTTATTTCGGGGAATTGTTTTAGACATAGCCGAGTGAGTTCCTACCTGAATATTTCACAACACCGGCTTTCAGTCATGACCGCAAGAAAAGCAAAAAACATGCAGGACAAGAACAACACCGCTTTCAAGTAACTAAAGTCTAGTATTGGTCTTTTGTCAAGCGGAAAGCTTCCCTCCGAGTACGTGCTGAAACAACGCTCCAGCAGGGCGCTCACGTTCCCTACGTCGTTGGAGGTGCCGTCAGAGATGTAAGCCCAACGTCCTGccctgaccacttgtggtcacTGATGATCCCATGACACATTTCTCAAGAGTAACATTATTAATCCCCCATTTCCTGACCAAATTCCAATCAGAGTCATTCCATTCTGCCTTGCTACATTGCTCTGAGCTGGGTGAGCTCTTCCTCTTCTCATCCTAGTGCAAACAGCTCTAGATGGCTCTTGTGTGCCAGCGTATCATAAACCACTTCAGCGATGAGTCGAGTCATTCTGACAtatagagggcctgatcctgtcaccATTACTCAAGCTGAGAAGCAGCTCCCTAAGGGAGTAGCCCCACTGCCATCCAAGATACTGTTCTGCTGAGAGGGACTGGAGATTGCATCAATCACGTACCTCTTTGAGACTGGATGCGAACTCACCCTTCATAAGTTAATCAGAAGCCCCTCGACCGAAGACAAAAGGGGGTTGTGAACCCGCCCAGGAGTTCGGATTGAGCGGGCGGGCAGGCAGACACAGCGAGGCAGGCAGAGGCAGACACAGCGAGGCaggcagaggcaaaaagcaagCCAGCCAAGCAGTAGCCAGAGAGTACagtagggttgccacccatcTGGGTTTTACCAGGACATCCTGGTTTTTGGCTTCAGTGTCCGGGTGCTACTTAGGattgccaggtgcccagtttttgaccggaaagtcCGGTTGAAAAGGTGACCTGGCAGTGCCCAGTCAGATGTACCGACTGGAaactaaaagtccagttaccaCAGGGAAGGAGGCGGCGCCAAGTCATTaacccacaccagcccctgctcagttGGGGCAGGCAGGTTTGTTGTCAGGCTGCAGGAgctcccgtcccagccctggagcaagtggggacccagctggggagggaggaaggtggaGACGATCCAGCGAGcgacagggagagggagggagaggagggagggatgggggcggggccttggggggaagagggagagaagagggtgAGGCCTCAGGAGTCCTGTTACAGCAATTAAAAAGGTGACAACCCTAGAGTacagtgtgaccctggaaaaagctaCAGAGTATTTTGGGgtctgttggctaaagaggcttggagCTGTATGCTAAGAAGCCGCTTCCTGCTATTTAATGTTTTCTGCACTCACTCAGAGACataggactttgtacattctttgtaaacaaaACTGCATCCGATAACTACCTGATATCACCAATTTCATCTCCCAGCTGAACATCCCCAGAGCTCCAAACtgctgctcaggtcaaaaagagGCCAAGAGTACAACTCAACATGTGTATTGGCAGCAGCATCAAGCCTCAGGTTTGTTAAGTGCTTTGGTATTTTAGGGGACGAAAGGGCCCATAGACATTTATTCTTGAAATAAGTAGGTGGTTTATTCCTCCCTTTCAGGAAATGCTACTGGAGCGGGAAGAACCACCTTActttaaaatgaacttttttaGGTGGTGAAGCCAAACTCTCTGCTGCTGTAACCACGGAAGTCAATGACTCTTGCTAGCAAAGAATTTGACTCTGTATCTAACAATCAGAGTAAAATGTCACacactatgggtacgtctacactacccgccggatcggcaggtagtgatcgatctatcggggatcgatttatcgcgtctcagctagacgtgataaatcgagccccgaatgcgctccctgtcgactccggaactccaccgctgcgagaggcagaagcggagtcgacgggggagcggcggccgtcgatcctgcgcggcgaggacgcgaagtacatcaatctaagtcgatctaagatacgttgacttcaactacgctattctcatagctgaagttgcgtatcttagatcgatttcccgccccccagtgtagaccaggcttataAGCCATACCCATGTTAACAGAGGCTGGCCTAGCAATCAAGTGACAGTACAACAAGCGGAGGCTCAGCAATAGTCTTGCAGGTCAGCTGAGGAGGGCCGGGCTGTGCAGACAATGCACTCAGAACCTGGATTGCGGGAGCatttgggtaggtctacactgtaattagacacctggaactggcccagcccacaagcccgagccagctggcatgggcccgCTGcgggtggtgtagacataccctttctgTCACTCCGTAGCAACTCTTGCGGCTGACTCAGAGGGCAGTGCACTTAAGACATGTGACTCGtttgaggaaaaaaagaatataaaaatcaagcaaattaaattactgtTGGGATTCCTTAATTAACGCTTAGAGAAGCAACGCTGCTAGACAGAGTAGTCAAAACTCTGCTCCATGGGCTTGAGTAGGACAGTGAACCAGAGGGGTCTCCAGGCAGCTGAGATCTTGTTTCGGGGGAATCCGAGACAGACCAGAGGGCTGAAAAGAACAGATCTGGAAGGAAGAAGTCGTCTATAAAATTGGTAACCAccttctctgtttgccaagcaggaacTGCGTGAGGCTAGCGCAGggcctgtttgtgtatgtttgtgaaagTGAGACTCGTTAAGgggaataggagtacttgtggcatcttagagactaacaaatgtatttgagcataagctttcgtgggttacagcccacttcttcggatgcatgtgaagtgggctgtagcccacgaaagcttatgctcaaagaaatgtgttagtctctaaggtgccacaagtactcctgttctttttgcggatacagactaacacggctgctactctgaaacctgttaaggGGAATGTAATGTATAGCTCTTAATGTCTAACACGGGAGTTATGTGCTTGATATAACCCGTTACCGTGTGTGTAATTCCTTCTCGACAAACTGCTGTGCATTGAAAATAATGACTGTGGACCTTTTTCATTGGTATGACAGTAATCTGCTCTGCCAGGAGCCAGTAAACATCCATTTCAGCGGTAGTAGCACCCCCTGTTGCCAACACTGGGGAGGTAGGATTATTCTGCTAAACATATTTCACTTAAAGCCATGGTATAAtggttaaaataaattaaaaacattcattACAATTTGCTAATCTACATAGAAAAAAGCACAAAATCTCACGCTGTCAGAATAAAACTGTAATATTTTCACTCTgcacaaaaaaaaccttcctggTTTTGTATGGAAGTACCATAGCAAGTTGCCAAAAGGTGGCAGCATTCCATTTTCATAGGATGAAAGTACAAAATAGCTGTATCAGACCTCATTGTTATTCTAAATACATTTAATACAGGAATGAAAACAGGCCTAGAAAATGTTTTGAGACAAAGCTTGGAGAGAAAAATCTTGTAATTCAAGGGCCCAGTCCTACAGTaatgtttcacacacacacacacacacacacacacacacacaccgctgtCATCGTTGGAAGTTTTGTCTAACTAAGGGCTGCAAGCTCAGATCTCAAATCCAGACCACAAAATTAAAAGTGCTAAATACTGTAACACTACAATTTAAGAGGAATTACATTCAAATGAATTATACaatctgaaacaaaaagaaaaactttttttctaCTCACATACGGAGACAATTCTACTAATTTAAATATCGTATTATCCACCTAGATACTAGATAAGCTGTTTAAAGAGCACATAGTGATACTGacctttgcaaagcattttgtgcTCTATCAATGAAAAGCATCATATAAGAGCCAGGTATTAGTTCCCATTTGCCCTTTAAGTCATGTGAAGAAAATATGCAATATAAGCATGCATATAGATGGATGTTTGCCACATGTGAGTCATACAAAGAGGTGAATTTGACCTGATCTGACATGAAATCAAAATAATGGATAACTGAAGGATTGGTCATGACAAAACTGACAGATTTTACAGTTTGACACAGAATGACAGAGCTGCTATAAAAGAAAAACTAAGTGTATATGCTATATAGTTACCATATgtaccagcacacacacacacacacacacacacacacacacacacacagagtccacgTGTGCACACGCATCCACATGCAAAATATCCAAAAAACACTGAGTGCTCCAGAGGTAGATTTGTATAAACTACAAATGCCCAGCCTTAGCTCCAGACTGCAATACACTTAATAGAAATTGCATCAGACAGAGACCCGTCATTTCTTCTGCATTATCTTTGATGCATATTGCCCCATTTCTGAGCAGGTGAGAACTAATCATCCCCAGGGATGCAGGTAAATGCGTCAAAGAACTTATTGGACCGCTGTGTGACAGCTTATCCATCAGGGGGCTATTTGGTATAGGCTGTGCAAAACACACCAGGAGTTGGCTGGTGGGACTGCACACGTTCTTTTCCCTGCATTTTGAGAGTAGTACATTCACCCTCAGTTCCTGGCACTCAGCTGATGACGCTGAGTATGTAGATTTTCATCCGTGATCCAGCTCTTCTAACTCTCTCCCAGTTCTGTCCCACTCTGAGTAAAACAAGACCCTTCCTATCTCCCCAATTCCTTCCTGCCGAACATTGGAAGACATCCCCTCTCATATTCCCTATCAACTTCCAGGCAGCTgccagcccagtctcctgtctctcCATGTTGTTTCTTTCCTCCCGCTGGCCTTGCCACTCAAGGTGACCCACCAGCCCCTAATTTTTGCAGTTGAGGATGACTATATGACATGCGGACTAGGGAAGAAGGAAGGTTCCTGGCTGATGGGTGTGGGACTGGATCCACAATCCCACAGGATAGTGCCATTTCCAACCTGGCATTCGCTTGGGAGTTAATTAATTTCCTAAGGGTTTGTTATTAACATGCTTAAATTATGAGCTTCCTTACTTCAGTATTTAATGACTGTTCCACCTGCCTAGAAATGGAAGCTGCAAGAATGGAGTGAAAGGATGTGGCCAGTTTCACACAAGAGTCTTTAAACACTTCCTTCCACCCCAAAGTCCAGTCTTCCAACTCTTAAAGGGTTACGGCTTTTAAAAGCAGAGGactccgatgaagtgggttttagtccacggaagcttatgcccaaataaatgtgttagtctctaaggtgccacaaggactccttgttgtttttgctgatacagattaacacggctgcagCTCTGATACTTATATCTGCAAACCCCAGTGTGCAATTGCATGCCTGTATTTGTGAGCAATTGTTAAAGCCACTGTCTTGCTGACTGCAAATATCCATTTTATATCCGTAACAACAGCAAGTGCACATTGAGGTGGTATAGCTGCCCACGTGGCTTTGTTCATGCAAGTGAACCTCTCATTTGTAAAAATCTGCCCCAtaataaattctctctctctagtaCAACCAGTATTTCAGACAGCAAGGCTAGTCGATGAATCACCATATAAATGTCTACAACCCTGTGACACCAAAGaacaccattttttcttctttatccaATGTTGGAAGAACACCCATGTCACAGAGAAACACTCTAGGCCACATCATGAGCTCCATCTACAGCAGGGAAGGGCAAAGTACGGCCCACCAactgttttaatctggcccttgagctcccattGGGGaacggggtcgggggcttgccccactccagtgctcctgccggggagcagggtcgggggccacttcacgcggctcccggaagcagcggcatggcccccctccagctcctacacataggagcagccaggaggctccgcTCTGAATGCTGCCCCCACAGATCTCATTTGCCGGGAACcacggacaatgggagctgcaggggcggtgcctgcggacgaggcagtgtgcagagctgcctggccgcgcctccgcgtaggagccgcagaagggacatgccgctgcttctggaagccgcttgaggtaagcgccacccggagcctgcacctctgcgccccaaccccctgccccagccctgatccccctcccactcttcaaaccccttggtcccagcccagagcaccctcctacaccccaaactcatccccagccccctccccagagcccgcacccccagctggagccctcccccctcctgcaTAACTTGGGATAAGTAtaaacagaggggaaattatttttttgtagtgacccagccactgccagtcactacaaaaaataattttccctctgttgatattcaccccttcttgtcaactgtcgcAAGTTGGCCTTGATAGCACTGACAactccacttggtaaggcaactcccatcttttcatgtgctgtatatttatacctgctactgtattttccactccatgcatccgatgaagtgggttatatcccacgaaagcctatgcccaaataatttgttagtctctatagtgccacaaggactccttgtttttactgacacagactaacagggctactaGTAGAGAAATGTTCGCATTACAATAAACGCTACCATTTGACTAAACGACCGTCACGttaagagtagttatcagttcAACTACGCTCAgtagataggattttttttttccaatctacaAATGCTTATTTGAGACAATACAGAGCAGAGCAGAAATACCTTCTGTGTTGTTTTTTGCCCAGCTATTCCATATGTCTGTGGTTAGCGACGAAACAGTAATAGCTGCCTCTTCACCCAGCGCTACCATTGCTGTATAATGCAAACACATATTGGCTTTAGCAGGAAAACACTTTTGCATGAAGCTTATTTCATCTGTACAAATGGGTCCATTAAATGGACTGCTGAATGCCTAAACTTAAATAATGaggatttctttttattatgtTCTTTTATTATGTTCTTTGAATTCCTTTTGTCACAACTTAGTTATGACGATGGGGAACAGAAAATGAGCTACTGTTTGAATAGTCTCCGAATACGTATCCATGCTGTTATAAATCCCATTGTAATTACTTGATATTGTATACAATACAGTTCATTACAACATGCTATATAAGGCATATCTACTGATAGATACTCTTTAAAATGATTCGAAATGAAATCATATTTATCCAAAAATTCAGTGAAGTCAGAAACTATTGAAACTAATTTTGTTTCTGAATTCCTTTGagctttttggattttttcccccactgcttaTTACAAAAAATGAGTGaacttttcttaaataaatgtataaatacaAACCCTATGTCTATAAGACACCAATAAAAACCCCAATAAACCTACCTCTTAGCAAAATATATATTAGCATTCCAAATGCCATATCTAGCAGCAGATTAACAGcgttttcttctcttctttccagAGAGCTGGGTTGTTCTGCTTACCTGTGCTCATGTGTCTTCCTTGCACTTATATACCGTGAAGCGTCGCCTGCTGTTCtgaccaataaaaaaaaaaaacgtgcatCTGGCAACAACCTAAAGCCTCAGGCCAACCACACATTCATTTAGGAAACTATCATTATCTAGCAATCTGTTCGGGTTTTCTTTTGAAACACCCGTTTCCTATTACCTGTAGGCATAATTGTGCATGCAAGGACACTGTTTTATGGAGAAACCTGGTATCTGTCAAAGCAGAGTAACAAGATAAAGCAAAAAGTCAGTGAAACTAAACGTATGTACTACTTACAAATGAGAGATATTTTCTGTGTGGCTTGTATTTTGGGGGGCTTATATTATTCCTAGAGAGGAAGGATTGGCcaatggttaaggcactagcTGAGAACTTAGAAGACACAGACCTCACTGAAGCTGATGGGTGTGCTAGCCACCTCTCATTCAGGCTAAAAAGGGAGCAATGAAATGTCTCTTTGtttagtgatagctgaaacaatgggAGACCACCACCCAAGGTACTGGCTGTATATAAGGCCTGGGCAGAGGCTTAGCCATGCATGCCAAGAGGTTTCTTTGGAACTGATGGAAAATGCAGGGGTTGGGGCATTCTTTGGTTGGCGCTATGAGGGTGAGCAGAAAGCCTGGGGAAAGCCAGAGAAGAACTGGTAGCATGGCTGTGAAAGGAAACCAAGGGGGCTTCTCTTTGGGCAGACTACTGGGCAGGAAGGTAGACTTGGAAGTTGTGAGGAAGAAAACTGactcttcctgtttgtttctattgtgtgcagggaaacaggactctgtttacattctttgtaaataaacagggttGCACTGACAAATATACCTCACTCCTATCACTCACTGCTCTTTCTAATGGAAACAATCCTGCAAGGCCCTCCATATTGGCTAACAGCTCAGGCCAAAGGGGCACCAAAAGCCATATAGGTACCTAAGAAGATACCTGAAAGATATCAGTTACATTTCTATTAGTGTTTACAATTAGGAGTGGTCCCTCCCAGGGTCACTAATTTAATCAGCAGTAcctggtccagcaaagcactt
This genomic interval carries:
- the EPGN gene encoding epigen; this encodes MAFGMLIYILLRAMVALGEEAAITVSSLTTDIWNSWAKNNTEDYTEEPIALKLMKSCLEEHKSYCINGLCAFHSELKKPICRCLTGYNGERCEHLTLNSYALNSYEPYIAVGIGAGMLLSGIIALIYCYVRKRCGKLKSPYKV